One region of Maylandia zebra isolate NMK-2024a linkage group LG10, Mzebra_GT3a, whole genome shotgun sequence genomic DNA includes:
- the LOC101481375 gene encoding protein phosphatase 1D isoform X2, which translates to MDDAMIFRMSAFSEQGGRKYMEDVVEIRLEYEPTPTPAEDYPNSQRHGGPGKAESEAIKQTQSETHGHEVSAESSPATAAWTESLSDGNSDNISAPTSDQKDAENLVDTRRSVAFFAVFDGHGGREAAHFARENLWGLLKRQRGFWSKDHSEVCAALRKGFIACHHAMWKELPEWPKTITGLPSTSGTTASVIVIRGVHMYVAHVGDSAVVVGVKENDSDITLQALEVTQDHKPELPKEKERIERLGGSVMKKSGVNRVVWKRPRLTHNGPVRRSTVIDQIPFLAVARSLGDLWSYDFYSGEFVVSPEPDTTMMTLDPKRHRYIILGSDGLWNMMPPKNAVNMCYSHDKMVGPKGMSCARRLGCTALLFWKERMLRADNTTVIVLALQERGGPPIPMHRDEIVVDMATGIDHVPGPGTTYNTCEVPKAEHEDGMFYEEDEVFGEEHEGWTCLEW; encoded by the exons ATGGACGACGCAATGATATTCCGTATGAGTGCATTTTCCGAGCAAGGAGGGAGAAAATACATGGAGGATGTTGTCGAGATAAGACTCGAGTACGAGCCGACGCCGACGCCAGCCGAAGATTATCCAAATTCTCAGAGACACGGGGGACCGGGGAAAGCGGAAAGTGAAGCTATCAAACAGACTCAGAGTGAGACCCACGGACACGAGGTTTCCGCCGAGTCGAGTCCAGCTACTGCAGCGTGGACAGAGAGTTTATCAGACGGGAATAGCGACAACATCAGTGCACCAACATCAGACCAAAAAGACGCGGAAAATCTAGTTGATACTCGAAGGTCCGTGGCGTTTTTCGCCGTCTTCGATGGCCACGGGGGCCGAGAAGCAGCGCATTTCGCCAGGGAGAATCTGTGGGGTCTGCTGAAAAGGCAACGGGGGTTTTGGTCGAAGGATCACAGTGAAGTGTGTGCCGCTCTACGGAAAGGCTTCATCGCTTGTCACCACGCAATGTGGAAAGAGCTAC CTGAGtggccaaagactattaccggGCTGCCCAGTACATCGGGCACCACAGCTAGTGTCATTGTCATCCGTGGGGTTCACATGTATGTTGCCCATGTAGGGGATTCAGCTGTAGTGGTTGGAGTGAAAGAAAATGACTCTGACATCACGCTCCAGGCACTTGAAGTAACACAAGACCATAAACCTGAACTTCCTAAAGAGAAGGAAAGGATTGAACGACTTGGTGGCAG tgTAATGAAAAAATCTGGGGTGAACCGTGTTGTGTGGAAGAGGCCCAGGCTGACCCACAATGGCCCTGTGAGGAGGAGTACAGTCATTGACCAGATCCCTTTCCTGGCCGTAGCCCGATCCCTTG GTGACCTCTGGAGCTATGATTTCTACAGTGGAGAGTTTGTGGTTTCTCCTGAGCCTGATACCACCATGATGACCCTTGACCCCAAACGACATCGCTACATTATTCTCGGCAGTGATGGACTGTGGAACATGATGCCACCCAAGAATGCTGTTAATATGTGTTATAGTCACGACAAAATGGTG GGGCCAAAGGGAATGTCTTGTGCCCGCCGGCTGGGATGCACAGCTCTGTTGTTTTGGAAGGAACGCATGCTCCGTGCAGATAATACGACAGTGATCGTCCTAGCCCTACAGGAACGCGGTGGCCCACCTATCCCTATGCATCGAGATGAGATTGTTGTCGACATGGCTACAGGAATTGACCACGTTCCTGGCCCAGGGACGACTTATAACACATGTGAGGTCCCAAAG GCGGAGCATGAGGATGGCATGTTTTATGAAGAAGATGAGGTATTTGGAGAAGAACATGAGGGATGGACTTGCCTGGAGTGGTAG
- the LOC101481375 gene encoding protein phosphatase 1D isoform X1 has product MDDAMIFRMSAFSEQGGRKYMEDVVEIRLEYEPTPTPAEDYPNSQRHGGPGKAESEAIKQTQSETHGHEVSAESSPATAAWTESLSDGNSDNISAPTSDQKDAENLVDTRRSVAFFAVFDGHGGREAAHFARENLWGLLKRQRGFWSKDHSEVCAALRKGFIACHHAMWKELPEWPKTITGLPSTSGTTASVIVIRGVHMYVAHVGDSAVVVGVKENDSDITLQALEVTQDHKPELPKEKERIERLGGSVMKKSGVNRVVWKRPRLTHNGPVRRSTVIDQIPFLAVARSLGDLWSYDFYSGEFVVSPEPDTTMMTLDPKRHRYIILGSDGLWNMMPPKNAVNMCYSHDKMVGPKGMSCARRLGCTALLFWKERMLRADNTTVIVLALQERGGPPIPMHRDEIVVDMATGIDHVPGPGTTYNTCEVPKWSGEPLNVPSPFKESSTTLEQAFGFYEAAFCATTQLLPDIDSVGDALPPSDDSANVFEKQDSTTQMDCATSPPPIKRSRRCSHVSPELKGPHRRLGRPPNKGLSPKTPHGETENEQSLQTQSRERSSSEERSILSQHHNAALCVC; this is encoded by the exons ATGGACGACGCAATGATATTCCGTATGAGTGCATTTTCCGAGCAAGGAGGGAGAAAATACATGGAGGATGTTGTCGAGATAAGACTCGAGTACGAGCCGACGCCGACGCCAGCCGAAGATTATCCAAATTCTCAGAGACACGGGGGACCGGGGAAAGCGGAAAGTGAAGCTATCAAACAGACTCAGAGTGAGACCCACGGACACGAGGTTTCCGCCGAGTCGAGTCCAGCTACTGCAGCGTGGACAGAGAGTTTATCAGACGGGAATAGCGACAACATCAGTGCACCAACATCAGACCAAAAAGACGCGGAAAATCTAGTTGATACTCGAAGGTCCGTGGCGTTTTTCGCCGTCTTCGATGGCCACGGGGGCCGAGAAGCAGCGCATTTCGCCAGGGAGAATCTGTGGGGTCTGCTGAAAAGGCAACGGGGGTTTTGGTCGAAGGATCACAGTGAAGTGTGTGCCGCTCTACGGAAAGGCTTCATCGCTTGTCACCACGCAATGTGGAAAGAGCTAC CTGAGtggccaaagactattaccggGCTGCCCAGTACATCGGGCACCACAGCTAGTGTCATTGTCATCCGTGGGGTTCACATGTATGTTGCCCATGTAGGGGATTCAGCTGTAGTGGTTGGAGTGAAAGAAAATGACTCTGACATCACGCTCCAGGCACTTGAAGTAACACAAGACCATAAACCTGAACTTCCTAAAGAGAAGGAAAGGATTGAACGACTTGGTGGCAG tgTAATGAAAAAATCTGGGGTGAACCGTGTTGTGTGGAAGAGGCCCAGGCTGACCCACAATGGCCCTGTGAGGAGGAGTACAGTCATTGACCAGATCCCTTTCCTGGCCGTAGCCCGATCCCTTG GTGACCTCTGGAGCTATGATTTCTACAGTGGAGAGTTTGTGGTTTCTCCTGAGCCTGATACCACCATGATGACCCTTGACCCCAAACGACATCGCTACATTATTCTCGGCAGTGATGGACTGTGGAACATGATGCCACCCAAGAATGCTGTTAATATGTGTTATAGTCACGACAAAATGGTG GGGCCAAAGGGAATGTCTTGTGCCCGCCGGCTGGGATGCACAGCTCTGTTGTTTTGGAAGGAACGCATGCTCCGTGCAGATAATACGACAGTGATCGTCCTAGCCCTACAGGAACGCGGTGGCCCACCTATCCCTATGCATCGAGATGAGATTGTTGTCGACATGGCTACAGGAATTGACCACGTTCCTGGCCCAGGGACGACTTATAACACATGTGAGGTCCCAAAG TGGAGTGGTGAACCACTGAATGTTCCCTCGCCTTTCAAAGAAAGTTCCACAACTCTGGAGCAGGCATTTGGGTTTTACGAAGCCGCTTTCTGTGCGACCACACAGCTCTTACCCGACATCGACTCCGTCGGGGACGCGCTGCCCCCTTCAGACGATTCAGCCAATGTTTTTGAAAAGCAAGACTCGACCACGCAGATGGACTGTGCTACTTCCCCTCCACCAATAAAAAGGTCTCGCCGCTGTTCGCACGTCTCCCCAGAACTCAAAGGTCCTCATCGTCGGCTCGGCCGGCCCCCCAACAAAGGTTTGTCCCCAAAGACGCCTCACGGCGAGACGGAAAACGAACAGTCCCTTCAAACTCAAAGCAGAGAAAGAAGCTCCTCTGAGGAACGCAGCATCCTTTCACAGCACCACAACGCTGCCTTGTGCGTGTGCTGA